From the Candidatus Peribacteria bacterium genome, one window contains:
- the bcp gene encoding thioredoxin-dependent thiol peroxidase, translating to MIPAAGTKAPDFSLPDQNGEMHRLSDFHGQWIVLYFYPKDDTPGCTTEACAFRDSVHELTKRKVSVIGVSTDSVASHKKFADKYELPFLLLADTEKTVVEAYGVWGPKKMYGKEYMGILRTTFLIDPTGTIINVYENVQPDGHASQILADRDAA from the coding sequence ATGATTCCCGCAGCAGGTACCAAAGCTCCCGATTTTTCGCTGCCGGATCAGAATGGCGAGATGCATCGTCTGAGTGATTTTCACGGACAATGGATCGTTCTCTATTTCTATCCGAAAGATGACACGCCGGGCTGTACAACCGAAGCCTGCGCCTTTCGCGATTCTGTCCACGAACTCACAAAAAGGAAAGTGAGCGTGATTGGTGTCAGTACCGATTCAGTTGCAAGTCATAAGAAATTTGCCGACAAATACGAACTGCCGTTTTTGTTACTTGCAGATACAGAGAAAACCGTCGTCGAGGCATACGGTGTGTGGGGACCAAAGAAAATGTACGGCAAAGAATATATGGGCATCCTGCGGACAACATTCCTGATTGATCCCACCGGAACCATCATCAACGTCTACGAGAACGTACAGCCGGACGGCCACGCATCGCAGATTCTCGCAGACAGAGACGCGGCATGA